In Oryza sativa Japonica Group chromosome 11, ASM3414082v1, the following are encoded in one genomic region:
- the LOC9270543 gene encoding uncharacterized protein: protein MASTISDESIYVLEKDNTDKDLIILHVIIQSLWHLRFFRIDFLRERSVWILCINEDHCIADQLYEIFSAWEKNENDRVAVFLTSMKASLCKIANDNMFQKLQAGKLIASEAVAMILQGLHMSGTSFHFEFNNDIEGRLVSPVSCRDCICRTHNLFGVQLQMSCRCGNSFDEKEHTTVFYKLHAGSPQTTKIKSFAELPVLYDEQSCFEANCEHCGSPKNTDVFPSNTPHFFTIGLDWSGGCENQVELSEVLVGIAHPLDIKLLCKGVHSSANYSLTSMISYADGRYICFARDQDKWLSSDAKTVETKDSWEQLLERFRDCTLQPEVLFFEVIK from the exons ATGGCAAGCACCATCAGCGACGAAAGTATTTATGTTCTCGAAAAAGACAACACTGACAAAGACCTGATTATCTTGCATGTGATCATACAG TCATTGTGGCATTTGAGGTTCTTCAGAATTGACTTTTTAAGGGAACGGTCTGTATGGATCCTGTGTATCAATGAGGATCACTGTATCGCTGACCAATTATATGAAATCTTCTCTGCTTGggagaaaaatgaaaatgataGAGTGGCTGTTTTCCTGACTTCCATGAAGGCCAGTCTCTGTAAAATTGCAAATGATAACATGTTTCAAAAG CTGCAGGCTGGAAAATTAATTGCTTCTGAGGCTGTGGCAATGATTCTTCAAGGACTGCATATGTCAGGAACTTCATTTCATTTTGAGTTCAACAATGATATTGAGGGACGTCTAGTAAGCCCTGTCAGCTGCAGAGATTGCATATGCCGAACACATAATCTTTTTGGGGTTCAGCTCCAAATGAGCTGCAGGTGTGGGAATTCTTTCGATGAGAAGGAACATACTACAGTTTTCTATAAACTTCATGCCGGTTCACCTCAAACAACAAAG ATCAAGTCCTTTGCAGAGCTTCCGGTTCTATATGATGAGCAGTCATGCTTTGAGGCCAATTGCGAGCATTGTGGAAGTCCAAAAAACACTGAtgtttttccttcaaatacACCACATTTCTTCACAATAG GTTTAGACTGGTCTGGTGGCTGTGAAAACCAGGTTGAGCTATCTGAAGTTCTGGTTGGCATTGCACATCCCCTTGATATTAAACTTCTTTGCAAGGGTGTTCACTCCTCAGCAAACTATTCTCTGACCTCAATG ATCTCCTATGCTGATGGGCGCTACATCTGCTTTGCGCGCGACCAGGACAAGTGGCTCAGCTCTGATGCCAAAACTGTTGAG ACAAAAGATTCTTGGGAGCAGTTGCTTGAACGCTTCAGAGACTGCACGCTCCAACCTGAAGTTCTATTCTTCGAGGTCATCAAGTAG